The proteins below come from a single Vidua chalybeata isolate OUT-0048 chromosome 1, bVidCha1 merged haplotype, whole genome shotgun sequence genomic window:
- the LOC128798453 gene encoding cytochrome c oxidase subunit 6C, with translation MSAALLPKPQMRGLLARRMKFHLLGAFVVSMGCAALYKFAVAEPRKRAYADFYRSYDPMKDFEAMKAAGVLESAPPK, from the exons ATGTCGGCTGCACTGTTGCCCAAGCCCCAGATGCGGGGCCTTTTGGCCAGGCGGATGAAGTTTCACCTCCTTGGGGCATTTGTGGTATCCATGGGATGTGCAGCTTTGTACAAG TTTGCAGTCGCTGAACCCAGAAAACGAGCTTATGCAGACTTCTATAGAAGCTATGATCCCATGAAGGACTTTGAAGCCATGAAGGCAGCTGGTGTGCTTGAGAGTGCACCACCCAAGTGA